The Cryptosporangium aurantiacum DNA segment GGTGGGCCAGCCGCCGTTCGATCCGCAGCACGTGCCGGCCGTCGACGTGCGTCAGTCGTTCCACCGGAGGGCTCCTTCTTCTCGGGTACCGGGCCTCGAACATAACACTCTGGCTATATGCCTCGCCAGTTATGTAAGACCGGCGGGTGGGAATCCGGTTCCACGGACCGAACACCCTGGCGCAGGATCGAGGCATGGGAAAGCTGTACGAACGGATCGACGAGCGGCTCCGGACCTTCATCGGGGCCCAGCCGGTGTTCTTCGTCGCCACCGCCCCGCTGTCCGGCGACGGCCACGTCAACCTCTCCCCGAAGGGCCGCTCCGGTTCCCTCGCGGTGCTTGACGAGCAGACCGTCGCCTACCTCGACTTCGGCGGCAGCCACGCCGAAACCATCGCCCACCTGCGGGAGAACGGCCGCATCACGCTGATGTGGTGCGCGTTCACCGGGCCGCCGACCGTGCTGCGGATCCACGGGCGCGGCGAGCCGGTGTACCGCGACGACCCCCGGTTCGGTGCGCTGGTGGCCACGATGGCCGACGCCGACGCGACCGGGGTGCGGGCGGTCATCGTCGTCACCGCCGACCGGATCAGCGACAGCTGCGGCTTCGCCGTCCCGTTCATGGACTACCGCGAGGACCGCTCCCTGCACGCCGACTACTTCGGACGCAAGGGCGAGGACGGCTTCGCCGCGTACTGCGCGAGCAAGGAGTACAACCGCGAGAGCATCGACGGGCTGCCCGCGGTGCCGCTGCCGCTCCCACCGCGCCCGGCCGCCGAACCGGCCTGACGCGCCGAACCGGCCTGGCCCCGCCCGGCCGAGGCCCGCGCCGGGGTGGCCCCGCCCGGCCGGGGCCGGCGCCGGGGTGGCCGCGTCAGGCCGGGGCCGGCGCGGGGGTGGCCGCGTCAGGCCGGGGCCGGTGGCACCGCCTCGGCAAGCGCGGCCGTGCGGCGGCGCCGTGCACCCGCGGCGGACAGATGCAGCGCGGACGCGAGCAGCCCGACGACCACGCACCCGGCCCACAGCGGCGCGTCGCCGTAGGCGCCGAGCACCAGGCCGCCCGCCACCGGCGCCACCGCGAACGCCAGCCCACCGGCCAGGCCGTAGAGACCCTGGTAGCGGCCCCGTGCGGTGGCCGGGGACAGGGCGGCCA contains these protein-coding regions:
- a CDS encoding pyridoxamine 5'-phosphate oxidase family protein — translated: MGKLYERIDERLRTFIGAQPVFFVATAPLSGDGHVNLSPKGRSGSLAVLDEQTVAYLDFGGSHAETIAHLRENGRITLMWCAFTGPPTVLRIHGRGEPVYRDDPRFGALVATMADADATGVRAVIVVTADRISDSCGFAVPFMDYREDRSLHADYFGRKGEDGFAAYCASKEYNRESIDGLPAVPLPLPPRPAAEPA